From one Lysobacterales bacterium genomic stretch:
- a CDS encoding 2Fe-2S iron-sulfur cluster binding domain-containing protein, giving the protein MRTLHKWVGLIIGLQLLLWMASGVMMSWLDHDKVQGHQFQAHAHDRHDWPANARSPASFLGGNKQISRVSSGWLLDTPVYQLADAQGIALVDAVTGAPIALDGAWAARLAQASYTGTGALQAPRLLDWSGEVRDHEGQLWRVDTDDTQDTTVYLSAQTGEVLYHRNKTWRLFDVFWMLHIMDYTGRKNFNNPLVVTAAIGGLWLALTGIWLLFASFHWNEFVPRRWRLARELSVFGPDGTRLRTVRAAAGDNVYVSLAREGVQLPSNCGGGQSCGLCVVRFRGIAPKATAADQAHLGASKIKMGYRLACNLAVVEDTDVEVAGGASLWTEYAATVEQVTAVTPFLREIVLKPDEAPGPKYQPGAYLQIHVPDYEVPVHKLVRPEHHHQDWAGVDLPEKLVNRKPVRRAYSLALPIDQAQGRLTLLARFSPGRSDKKRHPPGRGSTYLYTLSPGDRVCFSGPFGDFALKPLGREKVFIGGGAGMAPLRAMIRTLLAAQGGERIHFWYGARSLKEAPYIEEMEQLAHQHPDFSWHLVLSDEAQNDDALLRGLVHEVAHDRLLKAHQALADCEFYLCGPPAMLKATRELLSRLGVPESQVAYDDFNI; this is encoded by the coding sequence CTCATGCGCATGACAGGCACGACTGGCCTGCCAACGCCCGCTCGCCCGCCAGCTTTCTGGGCGGCAACAAGCAAATCAGCCGCGTAAGTTCGGGCTGGCTATTGGACACGCCGGTCTACCAACTGGCCGACGCCCAAGGGATCGCCCTGGTCGACGCCGTTACCGGCGCGCCGATCGCGCTGGACGGCGCCTGGGCTGCACGATTGGCCCAGGCCTCCTACACCGGCACGGGTGCGTTGCAGGCCCCGCGCTTGCTGGACTGGAGTGGGGAAGTGCGCGACCACGAAGGTCAACTGTGGCGGGTGGATACCGATGACACTCAGGACACCACGGTGTATCTGTCGGCCCAAACAGGCGAGGTGCTCTACCACCGCAACAAGACGTGGCGCCTGTTCGATGTGTTCTGGATGCTCCACATCATGGATTACACGGGGCGCAAGAACTTCAACAATCCCCTAGTGGTGACCGCGGCCATCGGCGGCTTGTGGTTGGCGCTGACCGGCATCTGGCTGCTGTTCGCCAGCTTCCACTGGAACGAGTTTGTTCCGCGCCGCTGGCGGCTGGCTCGTGAGCTCTCGGTGTTTGGTCCGGATGGAACGCGGCTGCGCACGGTTCGCGCCGCGGCGGGAGACAATGTTTACGTTTCGCTGGCGCGGGAGGGGGTGCAACTGCCATCCAACTGCGGGGGAGGGCAAAGCTGCGGCCTGTGCGTGGTGCGCTTCCGCGGGATCGCGCCCAAGGCCACCGCAGCCGATCAAGCACATCTGGGCGCCAGCAAGATCAAGATGGGGTATCGATTGGCCTGTAACCTGGCCGTGGTCGAGGATACCGATGTCGAAGTGGCCGGGGGGGCGAGTCTGTGGACCGAGTACGCGGCCACGGTGGAGCAGGTCACGGCGGTGACGCCGTTCCTGCGCGAGATCGTGCTTAAACCCGACGAAGCGCCAGGACCGAAGTATCAACCCGGCGCCTACCTGCAGATACATGTACCGGATTACGAGGTGCCCGTGCACAAGCTGGTGCGTCCGGAGCACCACCATCAGGACTGGGCTGGCGTGGATCTCCCGGAGAAGCTGGTCAACCGCAAGCCGGTACGCCGAGCCTACTCGTTGGCTTTGCCGATCGATCAGGCGCAAGGCCGACTGACCCTTCTGGCGCGCTTTAGTCCCGGACGATCGGACAAGAAGCGGCATCCGCCGGGCAGGGGCTCGACCTACCTGTACACGCTCTCGCCGGGGGATCGGGTCTGTTTCAGCGGCCCGTTTGGCGACTTCGCGCTCAAGCCGCTCGGGCGAGAGAAGGTCTTCATCGGCGGCGGCGCCGGCATGGCACCCCTGCGCGCGATGATTCGCACGCTGCTGGCCGCGCAAGGCGGTGAGAGGATCCACTTCTGGTATGGCGCCCGCAGCCTCAAAGAGGCGCCGTACATCGAGGAGATGGAGCAACTGGCCCACCAGCACCCCGACTTCAGCTGGCATCTGGTGCTCTCGGACGAGGCGCAGAACGACGATGCCCTCCTGCGTGGGCTCGTTCACGAAGTCGCTCACGACCGTCTGCTCAAAGCCCATCAGGCCTTGGCCGACTGCGAGTTCTACCTGTGCGGACCGCCGGCCATGCTCAAGGCCACACGCGAGTTGCTGTCACGGTTGGGCGTGCCGGAGAGCCAGGTGGCCTACGACGACTTCAATATCTGA